The sequence below is a genomic window from Kitasatospora kifunensis.
CCAGGATCAGGCCCAGGTAGCTGTTCAGGCCGAGCAGCGGGCTGATGTCACCGAGGTTCTTCACCATGAAGAAGAGCGGCACCAGTGCCAGGTAGACCGGGAACATGGCGCCGGCCACGAAGAAGTAGTAGATGATCCGGTTGCCGGGGAACTCGTAGCGGGCCAGCACGTAGGCCGCCATCGCGCCGAGCAGCATCGTCAGGGTGACCGAACCCACCAGCACGATCAGGGTGTTGAGGAAGTAGTTGGCGATGCCCCGGTCCCAGGCATGGGCGAAGGCCTCGAAGCTCCAGTGCGCGGGCCAGCTCCAGGCGCTGCCGCCGATCTGCGCGTTGGTCTTGAAGGAGCTGATCACGATCCAGACCAGCGGGGCGATGATCATCAGGGCCCACAGGGCCAGGAAGCCGTGCGAGAAGGCGTTGAGCACGCCTCCGCCGTCGGCGAACCGCGCTTCCTTGGCCCCTCGCCCGGCGCCCGGGGCGCCGCCGCGCTGGGCCGGGACCTTGGTGCCGGTCTCGTCAGTCTTGGTGGTCATGGCTGGCCCCGCTCAGAACTCGATCCGCTCGCGGCGGGTGAGACGCAGCGAGACGACGGACAGGATCATGGTGATGAAGAAGATCACCACACCCATGGCGCAGGCGTAGCCGGCCTTGCCGAAGGTGATGAAGTTGCGCATCAGGTAGGTCGCCATGACCTCGGAGTGGTTGTTGGGACCACCGCCGTAGTAGGCGCCGGGCGTCATGGTGGAGACCAGGGCGAAGGCGTCCATGGCGGCGATGGCCAGGTACACCCACGCGGTCTGCACGGTCTCCCAGAGCAGCGGGAGGGTGATCTTCAAGAAGGTCTGGGTGCGCTTGGCGCCGTCCAGCAGCGCCGCCTCGTAGATGTCCTTGGGGATGTTCTGCATCGCGGCCGAGAAGAGCACCAGGTAGAACCCGACGCCCGACCAGATCAGCACCCCGACGATGCACCACAGGGTCAGGTTGGGATCGGAGAGCCACTGCAGGGGGTGGTTGGCGTCCTCCAGACCCAGCTTGACCAGCACACCGTTGAGCAGACCGCCGTCGTCGGTGCGGTAGACCGCCTGGAAGAGCACCGAGAGGATGGCCACCGACAGGACCTGCGGGAAGAAGAAGACCACCTTGTAGAAGGCCGCGCCGCGTACGCCCTGCACACCACCGGTGCCGCCCCGGCCACCGACGTTGAGCATGAAGGCGAAGAACAGCGCCAGCAGGATGGTGGCGATCGGCAACACGATCAGCAGGAGCATGTTGTGCTCCAGCGCGGCGAGGAAGACGCTGTCGCCGAACAGCTTGGTGTAGTTCTGCAGGCCGACGAAGTGCATCGTCTGCGAGACCCCGGACCAGTCGGTCAGGGAGTAGCCGAAGGTCTGCAGGTACGGCCAGATGACCAGCACCACGTAGAGCACGACCGGGATGATGAGGAACCCCACGATGAAGGGGTATTTGCGGTGACGCATGCGCCTGCTCCTGTCCGCCACAGCCTGTGTCAGACAGGCTTTGGTACCGCGGGTATCACCCGAGAGCGTCCGAAGCACCGGGGTCCGCGCAGCGGCCCCCGGTGTCCGTGGACGTCTCTCGTCAGCCCGACAACCGCTCGGGCCGAAGGGACTGTCAGACCTTCTTGGAGGTCGCCGCCTTGGCCGCGGCGATCCACTGCTGCGGGGTCATCCGGCTGTTGACCAGCTCGTTGGTGGCGTCCTGCAGCGCCTGGTCGAAGGCGGTCTGCAGGTCCGGGTAGGTGAAGTTGAAGGTGTTGGTGCCGGCGGCGGTGACCGCCGCCGCCGAGGACTTCGTACCCGGCTTGAGCACCACGTCGGGGCCGATGCCGTCCTTGAGCACGGTCAGCGAGTTGGCGGACGCGGCGAACTTGCCCGAGGCCTCCTTGGTCAGCATGATCCGCAGGAACTCCAGGCCGCCGGCCTGGTTCTTGGCCTTGCTCGGCACGATGAACGGCTCACCCGCGCCGGCCCGCACGGCGACCTGCGGGAGCTTGTCGCCGTTCTGCGAGGGCACCGGCAGGAAGGCCATGTCGAAGTCGGCCGGGGTGATCTTGATCATCTCGTTCTCGAGCCAGGACCCGCACGGGATGAAGGCGGCCTTGCCCTGGCACCAGGCGGTCTGCGACTCGGTGTGGGTCATGCCGTTGGTGCCCGTGAGCAGGTAGTCCTTCTGCATGATCTCGAAGAACGCGCTGACGCCGGCGAGCGCCGCCGGGTCGTCCCAGGCGGTCGGGTCGAGCGCGTCGATCCGCTTCACCAGGTCCAGGCCGCCCTGCTTGGCGATCAGGTCCAGGATCAGGTAGTTGGCGTAGTACGGGTACTTGCCCTGGTGGCAGAAGGGCGCGATGCCGGCGGCCTTGATGGTGCCGCAGAGGGTGATGAAGTCGTCCCAGGTCTTGGGCGGGGTCCAGCCCTTCTCCTTGAAGAGCTTGTTGGAGTACCACAGGCCGTAGACGGTGTAGACGTAGTTCAGCGAGTACATCTTGCCGTCGATGGTGCCCTGCTCGACGGTGCCCGGCAGCAGCACGTCGCGGATCTTCTTCGACGTGTCGTCCCGGTAGGGCGCGTCGAGCAGCACGGTGAGGTCGGTGAGCTGGCTCGCCTTCTCCAGCACGTCGATCTTCATCTGCTGGGCGCCCGAGTCGTCGATGACGTCCGGCGGGTTGCCAGCGTTGAAGCGCGGCTGGAGCTTGCCGCTGATCTCCTGGGTCGCCAGGTGGGCGATGTTGGCGCCGGTGTAGGTGGCCTTGTAGATGCCCTCGATGGCCTTGGCGTAGTCGTCGCCGTAGCCGCCGTTGAAGATCACGACGTCCAGCGGGTCGCTCGACTTGACCCCGAAGGGGTTGGTGGCCGAGCCGGTGGCCGTGGCGCCGCCACCGCTACCGCTGCCACTGCCGCCACCGGCGGCGCAGGCGGCCAGCAGTGGGCCGCCTGCGGCCGCCATGACGGTGACAGCGGCCGCGCGCTTGAAGATGTCGCGGCGGTTGTACTCAGTTGCAGAGCCCATGTGTGCCCTAACCCCTCAGTGTCCAGATGGAGCGACGGTGCGTTGAACTCCGCGTCAGGCCACAGTGGTTGGCCGCGCGGACAAAGATTTCGGGTCGACCGACGACCTCGGTGTCAGATCTGACTGGTCGTCAACTTTCTTCCCTCAACCGCGCCTTAACCGTGCCTCGCGGCGAAGGTGCCGGTCAGAAGGGGGTTTTGTCGATGCGCAAAGGTATAGTCCACTGTTCACCCGGCGGCAATAGTCTCCCCATCGGTAACGGCCCGCAGCGCTCAAAGCGTTGTCGGCGGTGCAGCATGTGCAATGTTCAGGGAGCCTGCATATTTGCGCCACGCGCCGTTAGGTGCACCGTGGATCACGACATTAGCGTCGTTTTGCTCGTTTGAACATAGAAACGAGCAGCTTTGCGCAGGCGAGAGCGCTTTCGCGCGAGGTTCGGCGACGCCCAGCCGGGCTCAGCCGGGCTCAGCCGGGCTCAACCGGGCTCAGCGACGGCTCAGGCGGCCGGCGAGCGTGCTCACGCCCGTACCGGAGAGGGTCTCCAAGGCGGCTGGGCGGCCGGTGATCGCAAGCAGCAGGTCGATCATCGGACCGCGCACCTCGTTGCCCTCCCCCGGCTCCCCTGCCGACCAGTCGGCATCGGTGGCCGTCAGGTGCAGCGCGTCCACTCGCTTCTTCCCGCCGATCAGCAGGTTCGAACCCCGGTAGAGGTCGGCGCAGCGGACCAGCGCCTCCTCGGGGTAGCGGTGCACGATGCCCAGCGGACGCCGGATGTCCTCGGCGTGCACCACGGTCTCGCCCAGCCAGCTGTCCACCGGTCCCGGCGGGTGGTCGGTGGAGTCGATCTGCTCGGCGAAGGCGTTCAGGGTGGTCGCCGGGCGTCCATGGGTCAGCTCGCGGATCTCGCGGTCGGTCATCACGTCGAAGCGGAACCGGGCGCGGGCCAGCTTGGTGAAGAAGGCCGGGGGCGTCATCCGGGCGGTGGCGGCCATGTGCGCCAGGGTGTCGCGGACCGTACGCCCCGCGCAGAGCGAGAAGACTGTCCACTGTTCGGGGGTCAGTCGCTGCACGTCGATGAGCAGCGCGCGCCGCTCGGCGTGGATCAGCGCCCAGGGATCGGATCGCATCGCCATACATCCGGCATAGCACAGGCCGCGCTCCTCCACAGGAGGAGCGCGGCCCGGGTGCCTACTGGCGACCGGCTACGGTCAGCCGATCAGGCTGCGCAGCACGTACTGCAGGATGCCGCCGTTGCGGTAGTAGTCCGCCTCGCCGGGGGTGTCGATGCGCACGACCGCGTCGAACTCGACACTCTTCCCGTCCGCGGCGACAGCCTTGACCTTGACGGTCTTGGGGGTGCGGCTCTCGTTCAGCTCGGTCACGCCGGTGAAGGAGAAGGTCTCCTCGCCGGTCAGGCCCAGGCTGTCGGCGCTCTGGCCGGCCGGGAACTGCAGCGGCAGCACGCCCATGCCGATCAGGTTGGAGCGGTGGATGCGCTCGTAGGACTCGGCGATGACGGCCTTGACGCCGAGCAGCGCGGTGCCCTTGGCCGCCCAGTCGCGGGACGAACCGGAGCCGTACTCCTTGCCGGCCAGCACGACCAGCGGGGTGCCGGCGGCCTGGTAGTTCTGCGCGGCGTCGTAGATGAACGCCACCGGCGCGTCAGCCTGGGTGAAGTCGCGGGTGTAGCCGCCCTCGGTGCCCGGCGCGATCTGGTTGCGCAGGCGGATGTTGGCGAAGGTGCCGCGGATCATCACCTCGTGGTTGCCACGGCGCGAGCCGTACGAGTTGAAGTCGCGCTTGTCCACGCCGTGCTCGGTGAGGTACTGAGCGGCGGGCGTACCGGCCTTGATGTTGCCGGCCGGGGAGATGTGGTCGGTGGTGACCGAGTCGCCCAGCTTGGCCAGCACGCGGGCACCGGCGATGTCGTTCACCGGGCTCGGGGTCTTGGCCATGCCCTCGAAGTACGGGGGCTTGCGGACGTAGGTGGACTCGGTGTCCCACTCGAAGGTGTTGCCGGTCGGGATCGGCAGCGACTGCCAGCGGTGGTCGCCGGCGAAGACGTCCGCGTAGTCCTTGGCGAACATGTCCTGGTCGATGGAGCCCGCGACCGTCTGCTCGATCTCCAGCTCGGTCGGCCAGATGTCGGCGAGGAAGACGTCGTTGCCGTCCGCGTCCTTGCCGAGCGAGTCACGGGTGATGTCGACGTTCATGTTGCCGGCCAGGGCGTAGGCGACCACCAGCGGCGGGGAGGCCAGGTAGTTCATCTTGACGTCCGGGTTGATCCGGCCCTCGAAGTTGCGGTTGCCCGAGAGGACCGAGACCACCGCGAGGTCGGACTCGTTGACGGCGGCCGAGACCTCCTCGGGCAGCGGGCCCGAGTTGCCGATGCAGGTGACGCAGCCGTAGCCGACCAGGTTGAAGCCCAGCTTCTCCATGTACGGGAGCAGGCCGGCCTTCTCGTAGTAGTCCATGACGACCTTGGACCCGGGGGCCAGGGTGGTCTTGACCCAGGGCTTGACGTGCAGGCCCTTCTCCACGGCCTTCTTCGCCAGCAGGGCGGCGCCCAGCATGACGGAGGGGTTGGAGGTGTTGGTGCAGGAGGTGATCGAGGCGATCACGACCGCGCCGTTGTCGATCTCGTACGACGTGCCGTCAGGAGCGGTGACAGCGGTCGGCTTGGAGGCCTGGGCGGCGTACGACGGCAGCGCCTCGGCGAACTTGGCGGCGGCCTCGGCCAGGATCACGCGGTCCTGCGGACGCTTCGGGCCGGCGATCGAGGGGACGACCGTGGCCAGGTCCAGCTCCAGGTACTCGGAGTAGACCGGCTCGTGCGACGGGTCGTGCCACAGGCCCTGCGCCTTGGCGTACGCCTCGACCAGCGCGAGCTGCTGCTCGT
It includes:
- a CDS encoding carbohydrate ABC transporter permease — protein: MTTKTDETGTKVPAQRGGAPGAGRGAKEARFADGGGVLNAFSHGFLALWALMIIAPLVWIVISSFKTNAQIGGSAWSWPAHWSFEAFAHAWDRGIANYFLNTLIVLVGSVTLTMLLGAMAAYVLARYEFPGNRIIYYFFVAGAMFPVYLALVPLFFMVKNLGDISPLLGLNSYLGLILVYVAYSLPFTVFFLYSFFRSLPTAVHEAAMIDGCSHTRAFFQVMVPMAKSGLISVGIFNVLGQWNQYLLPVTLMQQQHGGDPDRSMLTQGLLNLAQQTGYASDFPALFAGMTIAMLPVLVVYLSFQRQVQAGLTSATLK
- a CDS encoding carbohydrate ABC transporter permease: MRHRKYPFIVGFLIIPVVLYVVLVIWPYLQTFGYSLTDWSGVSQTMHFVGLQNYTKLFGDSVFLAALEHNMLLLIVLPIATILLALFFAFMLNVGGRGGTGGVQGVRGAAFYKVVFFFPQVLSVAILSVLFQAVYRTDDGGLLNGVLVKLGLEDANHPLQWLSDPNLTLWCIVGVLIWSGVGFYLVLFSAAMQNIPKDIYEAALLDGAKRTQTFLKITLPLLWETVQTAWVYLAIAAMDAFALVSTMTPGAYYGGGPNNHSEVMATYLMRNFITFGKAGYACAMGVVIFFITMILSVVSLRLTRRERIEF
- the ngcE gene encoding N-acetylglucosamine/diacetylchitobiose ABC transporter substrate-binding protein — translated: MGSATEYNRRDIFKRAAAVTVMAAAGGPLLAACAAGGGSGSGSGGGATATGSATNPFGVKSSDPLDVVIFNGGYGDDYAKAIEGIYKATYTGANIAHLATQEISGKLQPRFNAGNPPDVIDDSGAQQMKIDVLEKASQLTDLTVLLDAPYRDDTSKKIRDVLLPGTVEQGTIDGKMYSLNYVYTVYGLWYSNKLFKEKGWTPPKTWDDFITLCGTIKAAGIAPFCHQGKYPYYANYLILDLIAKQGGLDLVKRIDALDPTAWDDPAALAGVSAFFEIMQKDYLLTGTNGMTHTESQTAWCQGKAAFIPCGSWLENEMIKITPADFDMAFLPVPSQNGDKLPQVAVRAGAGEPFIVPSKAKNQAGGLEFLRIMLTKEASGKFAASANSLTVLKDGIGPDVVLKPGTKSSAAAVTAAGTNTFNFTYPDLQTAFDQALQDATNELVNSRMTPQQWIAAAKAATSKKV
- a CDS encoding maleylpyruvate isomerase family mycothiol-dependent enzyme, whose translation is MRSDPWALIHAERRALLIDVQRLTPEQWTVFSLCAGRTVRDTLAHMAATARMTPPAFFTKLARARFRFDVMTDREIRELTHGRPATTLNAFAEQIDSTDHPPGPVDSWLGETVVHAEDIRRPLGIVHRYPEEALVRCADLYRGSNLLIGGKKRVDALHLTATDADWSAGEPGEGNEVRGPMIDLLLAITGRPAALETLSGTGVSTLAGRLSRR
- the acnA gene encoding aconitate hydratase AcnA; the encoded protein is MSANSFDARSSLQVGDESYEIFKLSAVEGSERLPYSLKVLLENLLRTEDGANITADHIRALGNWDQNAEPSQEIQFTPARVIMQDFTGVPCVVDLATMREAVKELGGDPAKINPLAPAELVIDHSVIADKFGTKDAFTQNVEIEYGRNKERYQFLRWGQTAFDEFKVVPPGTGIVHQVNIEHLARTIMVRGGQAYPDTCVGTDSHTTMVNGLGVLGWGVGGIEAEAAMLGQPVSMLIPRVVGFKLNGQLPAGATATDLVLTITEMLRKHGVVGKFVEFYGAGVTAIPLANRATIGNMSPEFGSTCAIFPIDAETINYLKLTGRDEQQLALVEAYAKAQGLWHDPSHEPVYSEYLELDLATVVPSIAGPKRPQDRVILAEAAAKFAEALPSYAAQASKPTAVTAPDGTSYEIDNGAVVIASITSCTNTSNPSVMLGAALLAKKAVEKGLHVKPWVKTTLAPGSKVVMDYYEKAGLLPYMEKLGFNLVGYGCVTCIGNSGPLPEEVSAAVNESDLAVVSVLSGNRNFEGRINPDVKMNYLASPPLVVAYALAGNMNVDITRDSLGKDADGNDVFLADIWPTELEIEQTVAGSIDQDMFAKDYADVFAGDHRWQSLPIPTGNTFEWDTESTYVRKPPYFEGMAKTPSPVNDIAGARVLAKLGDSVTTDHISPAGNIKAGTPAAQYLTEHGVDKRDFNSYGSRRGNHEVMIRGTFANIRLRNQIAPGTEGGYTRDFTQADAPVAFIYDAAQNYQAAGTPLVVLAGKEYGSGSSRDWAAKGTALLGVKAVIAESYERIHRSNLIGMGVLPLQFPAGQSADSLGLTGEETFSFTGVTELNESRTPKTVKVKAVAADGKSVEFDAVVRIDTPGEADYYRNGGILQYVLRSLIG